A stretch of Macadamia integrifolia cultivar HAES 741 chromosome 7, SCU_Mint_v3, whole genome shotgun sequence DNA encodes these proteins:
- the LOC122083435 gene encoding uncharacterized protein LOC122083435 — protein MASVNRWLRPEVNPLFIVVGVAIRIYGFQLVRNICINPEVRVHKQNRVAGGLDNHSEGEVYAEIGLRKFVRTKTPQIMLWINNFFTSPK, from the coding sequence ATGGCTTCTGTGAATCGTTGGTTGCGACCTGAGGTCAACCCTCTATTCATTGTTGTTGGGGTTGCTATCAGAATATACGGGTTTCAGTTAGTCCGTAACATCTGCATCAATCCTGAAGTCAGGGTACACAAACAGAATAGAGTTGCCGGAGGGTTAGATAACCATTCAGAAGGAGAAGTGTATGCGGAAATTGGTTTGAGGAAGTTCGTTCGCACCAAAACCCCTCAAATAATGCTTTGGATTAACAACTTCTTCACCAGCCCAAAATGA